In Carya illinoinensis cultivar Pawnee chromosome 7, C.illinoinensisPawnee_v1, whole genome shotgun sequence, the following are encoded in one genomic region:
- the LOC122315537 gene encoding receptor-like protein 13, with product MNLGVRQCFPVRRPWSLVKCLMWALVIFVQIHEHKGCLEEERIGLLRLKAFLKSHYHIGNRLSSWIEDTDQINSDCCGWEGISCNSTTGHVIELSLHDMKQQYYPRTDGFFYPISTIRKENIWLLNVSLFQPFKKLTSLDLSCNEIGGCIANEGFERLAVLRSLEVLNLAYNFFEDSILPSLTQLSSLTTLVLADNSHLGNWTTAAGSKSLSRLENLETLDISWTNFSWSAISSLSTAVKSSSLRNLNLACLTGFGMQGPLPAQELSAFENLERLDLSYNSLTDGLTPEEFHGLSKLSKLKHLDLSFNFFGKQIFRVLGAELPALESLNLGSSFYHMEGHLSIKEFHALSKLSKLKHLDLSYNFFGNQILGVLGALPALKSLNLRHNGIKGPLSIEDLANLSRLEILDMSVNPLNGSISPYIEALSSAKAISLSGNHFNGDFPTQDLCRLKKLEEFDISYNDFEGILPRCINNISSLRVLDISGNRFIGDLSSSLVASLNPTTIEYIDLSHNLFEGLFSFSSFANHSKLKVVRIMSDNSKLVIETENPLGWTPLFQLTVLALQNCNLNKLTGNIPKFLFDQHSLEEVDFSHNKLKGSFPLWLLENNTRIQKLNLRNNSFEGRFYLQPENHINVYLIDVSGNHLDGRLQENIGKIMPNLGVLNISQNHLEGDLPSSVGDMSYLEVLDLSFNRFSGKVPTELVSKCTTMIILNLCNNNFQGEIFSKHFKLSALSMLQLNNNQFTGTLSSVLSTLDRIYLFDIGNNNMSGTIPSWIGNMTKRGGAL from the exons ATGAATCTAGGTGTGCGGCAATGTTTTCCAGTTAGGAGGCCATGGTCATTGGTGAAGTGTTTGATGTGGGCGTTAGTAATTTTTGTGCAAATCCATGAGCACAAAGGTTGCTTGGAGGAAGAGAGGATTGGTCTATTACGACTGAAGGCATTTTTGAAATCCCATTATCACATTGGCAATCGTCTTTCCTCCTGGATTGAAGACACAGATCAAATAAACAGTGACTGCTGTGGTTGGGAGGGAATCTCGTGCAACTCCACCACGGGTCATGTCATTGAACTCTCGCTCCATGATATGAAGCAACAGTACTATCCTCGTACAGATGGTTTCTTCTATCCAATATCCACAATTCGTAAGGAGAATATTTGGTTGCTAAATGTTTCCCTGTTTCAGCCTTTCAAGAAGCTAACAAGTCTTGATTTGTCCTGCAATGAAATTGGTGGTTGCATAGCTAATGAAg GTTTTGAAAGGCTAGCTGTATTGAGAAGTTTGGAGGTATTGAACCTCGCTTATAATTTCTTTGAAGATAGCATTTTACCATCCCTAACTCAGCTTTCATCCCTTACCACGTTGGTTCTTGCGGATAATTCTCATTTGGGAAATTGGACAACAGCTGCAG GTTCTAAAAGCTTGTCAAGGTTAGAGAACCTGGAGACATTAGATATTAGTTGGACTAATTTCAGCTGGAGCGCCATATCGTCATTGAGTACTGCAGTCAAATCATCATCCCTTAGGAATCTGAATCTTGCGTGTCTTACTGGATTTGGGATGCAAGGACCTTTACCTGCCCAAG AATTATCGGCGTTTGAAAACTTGGAGAGGTTGGATTTAAGTTACAACAGTCTCACGGACGGCTTAACACCCGAAG aaTTCCATGGTTTGTCTAAACTGAGCAAGCTAAAGCACTTAGATTTAAGTTTCAATTTCTTCGGGAAGCAAATTTTCAGAGTTTTGGGCGCCGAGCTTCCAGCCCTTGAGTCTCTGAACCTAGGATCCTCTTTCTATCATATGGAAGGGCATCTTTCTATCAAAG aaTTCCATGCTTTGTCTAAACTGAGCAAGCTAAAGCACTTAGATTTAAGCTACAATTTCTTCGGGAATCAAATTTTAGGAGTTTTGGGCGCCCTCCCAGCCCTCAAGTCTCTGAACCTAAGACATAACGGAATCAAAGGGCCTCTTTCTATCGAAG ATTTGGCAAATTTAAGTAGGCTGGAGATTCTGGATATGAGTGTAAATCCCTTGAATGGGAGTATTTCTCCATATATTGAGGCACTATCTTCAGCGAAGGCTATATCGTTATCTGGCAATCATTTCAATGGAGATTTCCCTACTCAAG ATTTGTGCAGATTGAAGAAACTTGAAGAGTTTGATATTTCTTACAATGACTTTGAAGGTATCCTGCCTCGATGCATAAACAATATATCATCACTAAGAGTGTTGGATATATCTGGTAATCGTTTCATTGGAGACTTGTCTTCATCTCTGGTAGCCAGCTTGAATCCCACAACGATTGAGTATATTGATCTTAGTCATAATCTTTTTGAGGGTCTATTCTCATTCAGCTCATTCGCTAATCATTCCAAGCTTAAGGTGGTTCGAATTATGAGTGACAACAGCAAACTTGTGATTGAAACTGAAAATCCATTGGGTTGGACCCCATTATTTCAGTTAACGGTCCTAGCATTGCAGAATTGTAATCTGAACAAGCTAACTGGAAATATCCCCAAGTTTCTCTTTGATCAGCACAGTTTGGAAGAAGTTGATTTCTCTCACAACAAGTTGAAAGGAAGCTTCCCCTTGTGGTTGTTGGAAAACAATACAAGGATACAAAAGCTAAATCTTAGAAATAATTCTTTTGAGGGTCGATTTTATTTACAACCAGAGAACCATATTAATGTTTATTTGATCGATGTCTCAGGAAATCACTTAGATGGGCGACTTCAAGAAAATATTGGAAAGATAATGCCAAATTTAGGAGTtctaaatatttctcaaaatcatTTGGAAGGTGATCTTCCATCCTCAGTTGGTGACATGAGTTATTTGGAAGTATTGGATTTGTCCTTTAATAGATTCTCGGGGAAGGTGCCAACGGAATTGGTTTCCAAATGTACCACCatgattattttgaatttatgcAATAACAACTTTCAGGGTGAAATCTTCTCGAAGCATTTCAAGTTGTCAGCCTTATCAATGCTTCAATTGAACAACAATCAGTTCACAGGTACTCTATCTAGCGTATTATCAACTCTTGATCGGATTTATCTGTTTGATATTGGGAACAACAACATGTCAGGTACAATTCCCAGTTGGATAGGAAACATGACAAAACGTGGGGGAGCTCTTTAG
- the LOC122315544 gene encoding elongator complex protein 4-like encodes MLSFIRSLRSMIRSSNAVAVVTFPPSLLLPSVSKRWQHMADTLLSVRAIPDEDKELANLLTGYQDMVGLLNVHKVACVNTQVPVILDATTFSIKLQKRRFLVLECLNQAPIDGASGNSYGTSASCSSSSKTRTHLDF; translated from the exons ATGCTTTCTTTTATCAGATCTCTGAGAAGCATGATCCGGTCTTCTAATGCAGTTGCTGTTGTGACATTTCCACCTTCCCTTCTTTTGCCATCAGTCTCTAAACGATGGCAGCACATGGCAGACACTTTGCTGTCTGTCAGAGCAATCCCAG ACGAGGACAAGGAATTGGCAAACCTCCTCACTGGTTATCAAGACATGGTCGGTCTTTTGAATGTACACAAAGTAGCATGCGTTAATACACAG GTCCCTGTGATTCTTGACGCAACAACATTCTCGATAAAGTTGCAAAAGCGGAGGTTCTTAGTTTTAGAATGTCTGAATCAAGCCCCAATTGACGGTGCATCTGGGAACTCATATGGCACTTCTGCAAGttgttcctcttcttcaaagacTAGGACCCACCTTGATTTCTAG